The region ggatagggcgggtttggagggttatggaccaagtgcaggcaagtgggactagggtagctgggacattgatggccggtgtgggcgagttgggccgaagggcctgtttccacactgtatcacactatgactctacaactctgcTTCAGAGCCTGAaagaacatagaagatagaacagcacagaaatgggcccccttcggcccacactgtctgtgtcgaacatgaggcCAAGTGATCTCAtccacctgtacatgatccatgtccctctattccctgctcttccctgtgcccatccaaaagcctcttaaaagccactcttgtatctccctccaccaccacccttggcagtgcgttccaagcccccaccacccactgtgtaaaaaacgtgccccacacatccccattacaatctccccaccccccctccaccttatAGCTGTGCTCTCTAGTGTTGAACaagtccaccctggggaaaatagGAAGTctgtgtctctattccatggagcgcaggaggatgaggcgagatcttacagaggtgtacaaaatcatgagaggaatagatcggggtagattcacagagtctcttgcccagagtagaggaatcgaggaccagaggacatgggttcaaggtgaaggggaaaagatttaataggaatccgaggggtaacgttttcacacagagggtggtgggtgtatggaacaagctgactagtTCCtgactaggaaggaactgcagatgctggtttacaccgaagatagacagaaagtgctggagtaactcagcgggacaggcagcatctccggatagaaggaatgggtgacgtttcgggtcgagacccttcttcagagaacagcaggcgctggtttaaaccgaaggtagacacaaaaaggctggtGTATGGCCAACGAGATCAAGGaatatgggtagaaagcaggaacggggtactgattctggatgatcagcccacgatcatattgaatggcggtgctggctcaaaatggctgaatggccgaccgctgcacctgttttctatgtttctaatgtttcagacttcttcaggtctgaaggaggatctcaagccgaaacgtcacccattccttctatccagagtcgctgcctgtcccgctgagttactccagcgttttatgccTATCTTCTTGTGAGCTACCGGagctggtggtagaggcagatagtgacatctaagagacttttggatgggcatgtgGGTATttaagggaatgggaggggtgttGGATTGTGTTCGGGTGGACAACAGATGGCATTCTGAAGACAGTCTGTCCACACTATCTACTACGCCTTTCACAGTTTAtatccgcacacacacacacacacacacacacagaaagtgCAAGGTATCGAAGGGCTTACGGCACTCTTAATGGGGCGGAACGAGAGAAGGTGCTCGGTCCTGTAGCCACTGTTTCCGCTCCAGGCATCCCAACGTGGGTAGTCTCCCTTCTCCAGAATGAACTGCTGCCCCTGGAATTCTGGGTGTTCGAATCCTGCCCATCTACAAAGAcgaacagagacagagagagagagagagagagagagagagagagagagagagagagagagagagagagagagagagagagagagagagagagagagagagagagagagagagagagagagagagagagaggatggtcaATGGTCATTCCACCAGATATAAAGGTTCTACATCAATATGAGTCATTGTTGGCTCCAGATACTAGACACAGacataggcccttcgagccaacaccgccattcaatgtgatcatgggccgACCATCcggaatcggtaccccgttcctgctttctccccatattccttgatttcgttagctacactccagctttttgtgtctacaatagacaatagacaatagacaatatgtgcaggaggaggccattcggcccttcgagccagcaccaccattcaatgtgatcatggctgatcgttctcaatcagtaccccgttcctgccttctccccataccccctgactccgctatccttaagagctctatccagctctctcttgaatgcattcagagaattggcctccactgattttccgaggcagagaattccacagatttacaactctttgactgaaaaagtttttcctcattaccgttccaaatggcttaccccttattcttaaactgtcgcccttggttctggactcccccaacattgggaacatgtttcctccctcgaacgtgttcaaccccttaataatcttatataatcttatataagatcccctctcatccttctaaattcaagtgtatacaagcctaggcgctccagtctttcgttagctatactccagctttttgtgtctaccttcggtttaaaccagcacatgcAAGAGTCAGCCATTCGGTACCTCAGCATCTCAGTATCtgaaattttgaaggatgagaggggatcttatagaaacgtataaaattcataagggattggacaggctagatgcaggaaaaatgttcccagatgtcgggggagtccagaaccaggggtcacggtttaagaataagggggtaggccatttaggactgagatgagggaaaaaccttttttcacacagtgagttgtcaatctgtggaattctctgccacagaaggcagcggaggccaattctctgaatgcattcaagagagagctatcttaaggatagcggaatcagggggtatggggagaaggcaggaacggggtactgattgagaatgatcagccatgatcacattgaatggcggtgctggctcaaagggccgaatggcctcctcctgcacctattgtctattgtctataaatgaaaGGTGAGTTCAGTAGAGTGATGTGGAAGGATCTATTATTTTTCGGGCTGAGGAATTAAACGTCAGTCTCAAAATAAGACTTCAGACTAAGTTAGGAGATATCGGGTCAGGACATAACCTGGTCGTAGAGATCAAAGAAGTTACTTAGTAATGCTGTATGGTAACTCCAATTCCACTGTACCgtaattggtacaggtgacaataaattgatcttggaaTCTTGACATCTTGAAATCTTGTTTTTCTACCCTACTAATGTTGGGAACCTTCCTTGGCAGGGAGGTGAGGTTGGGGAAGGCGGGTGATAGAGATGGATCTAAAGGTACTCAGGTACTTACGGTCCACATTCTACTTTGATGGATCGGATCTTGTTGAATCCACGCTCCATGATGTTGGCGCATTCCAGCATGAACTCGCAGTGCTTTCCTTGGAAGTTCTGCTCTTCCCACACTGTGATCTTCCACTGTCCCATGACATCCATTGGCTGGGTTGTCATCGTGAATGGTTCTGTGTCTGCTGGAACAGCAACAATGTAAAGTCCATTAGTCCATTGCCAATCCGGTCACAAATCAAAGGAGCCATCTCCAGTGTTGGTCTGGAATCGGCACCTTTTCACCTTTGCCTTCATACTTTCCAGGAGCAaattttggccattcggcccatcgagtctactctgccactcaatcgtggctgatcagtcttcccctctcaaccccaatctcctgccttctccccataacccctgacacccttaccaatcagccatgatcacattgaatggcggtgctggctcgaagggccgaatggcctcctcctgcacctattgtctattgtctatgccctATTGACTAATGTTCCTGTGACGTCAGTCTGTCATCCATGGAACGAGTCCTTTAAATTATTTCAACACCATCtgcagggcgtcacggtggcgcagcggtagagttgctgccttacagtaccgggttccaccctgactacgtgggctgtctgtacgaagtttgcactctctacccgtgacctgcgtggggttttctccgggtagagacaatttactatttttaaatatcaaaaccgattaacctgcaaaacctgtaagtctttggaaactAGAACACAAggagaaaaccccacacagaTCACACGGTGAACTTACTGCCTTaattatatccactgacttggcctccacagctgtctgtggcaaagaattccacagattcaccaccctctttgactaaagacatttctcctcatccccttcctaaaagaaagttactaggttaattcccggaatggcgggactgtcgtatgttgaaagactggagcgactaggcttgtatacactggaatttagaaggatgagaggagatcttatcgaaacgtataagattattaagggtttggacacgttagagtcaggaaacatgttcccaatgttgggggagtccagaacaaggggccacagtttaagaataaggggtaggccatttagaacggagatgaggaaaaactttttcagtcagagagttgtgaatctgtggaattctctgcctcagaaggcagtggaggccaattctctgaatgcattcaagagagagctagatagagctcttaaggatagcggagtcagggggtatggggagaaggcaggaacggggtactgattgagaatgatcagccatgatcacattgaatggcggtgctggctcgaagggccgaatggcctccccctgcacctattgtctattgtctataaatgaaaGTTGAGTTCAGTGgagagatgtgggaggaatctgtggaaatctctgcctcagacctcctcctgcacaaATTGTCtataaagtcctttaattctggggctgtgacctctggtcctagactctcccaccagtggaaacatcctctccacatccactctgtccaagcctttcactgttccgtacatttcaacgaggtccccccctcatccttctaaactccgctCCAGGCCCAGTGTAGACAAACACTCACCATAGCAGTTCACCCACTCattactgggatcattcttgcaaaacCTCCTCCGGAACCTCTCCTCAGAGCCTCAGATACGTGGCCCAGATTGGCTCGCCACActgcaaatgcagcctgaccagcgtctcATCCAGCCTCAGCATTtaaaaccatagaaacatagaaaataggtgcaggaggaggccactcggcccttcgagccagcaccgccattcattgtgatcatggctgatcatccacaatcagcaacctgtgcctgccttctccgcgtaccccttgattccactggcccctagagctctatctaactctctcttaaattcatcccgtgatatggcctccactgccctctgtggcagagaattcctcaaattcgcAACACcaagggtgaaaaagttccttctcgcctcagtttaaatggcctcccctttattctaagactgtgtggcccctggttctggactcccccaacattgggaacatttttcctgcatctagcttgtccagtcctttttataatttttatacgtctctataaaatccccctcacatccttctaaactccagcgagtacaagcccagtcttttcaatctctcctcatgcgacagtctcgccatcccggggatcaacctacgctgcactgcctcaatttcgtctctgttttatagacaatagacaatagacaataggtacaggagtaggccattcagcccttcgagccagcactgccattcaatgtgatcatggctgatcattctcaatcagtaccccgttcctgccttctccccataccccctgactccgctatccttaagagctctaactagctctctcttgaatgcattcagagaattggcctccactgccttctgaggcagagaattccacagatttttgcGCACTCGAAATAAACGCTAGCTAGCACGGGAGGCTGGCATCATCGTGCTTACCTGGGTCTGTGTTGGCTGGATCCCGAGAGGCTGCTGTGTTGTTGCTCAGCGCGGCAGAGCCCTCTTTTATACCCCGCGCCCGTCCCAAGCGTAAAGTGCCGAATGAGCACAAATACCTTGCTGGCTCAGCGAACTCCGGTTCCACTGCAGAAATGTTGGCCACGGACGAGTCAAAAAAGGCCATTGTCGCATAGGTCAGCGgtctctacctccctccctctctcccccccaccccccccacacccccccccaccacccaatcTAGACCATCACAACAATGGAAAATGCTGTTACCAAGCTTGATCCGAAGCCAGAGACCCAGCAAAAAGGGACTGACGCGACACTATAGCCTCACTGCCGAGATAATTCAACACACACCACTCTCCAAACACAATACCCTGGATACACAGCGGAGGTTTAGCGAGATTAGGCGCAAAATATTTCGGAAATACTGAAaggtctggatgtggagaggatgttcccgctGGCGGGAGAGTTCAGGGCCAGAGGCCGCAGCCTCAGAAGACCTTtagaaggacgtacctttggaaagtttAGAAGAAAATGAAGGGTgtcagctgtagggagaggttgagcaggctgggtctctattccatggagcgcaggaggatgaggggagatcttatagaggtgtacaaaatcatgagaggaatagatcgggtagatgcacagagtcttttacccagagtaggggaatcgaggaccagaggacataggttcaaggtgagggggaaaagatttaataggaatgcgaggggtaactttttcacacagagggtggtgggtgtacggaacaagctgccggaggaggtagttgaggctgggactatctcatcgtttcagaaacagttggacaggtacatggacagggcaggtttggagagatatggaccaagcatatcctcctgcacctattgtccaatttactgtattaatttattttttgtgttaaaaaaaaaataattctattctgttttgtagtttagcacaatccgcaggcattgccactttcatttcactgcacatctggtatatgtatgtgacaaataaacgtgacttgacttgactgggtaaaagactgtgcattcaccttatctatcccctcataatattatacacctctgtaagatgcgCTCTGTCTAATATTATACACCTctgtctagatagagctcttaaggatagcggagtcagggggcatggggagaaggcaggaacggggtactgattgagaatgatcaggcatgatcagattgaatggtggtgctggctcgaagggccgaatggcctcctcctgcacctattgtaaaaaaaattaaaaattaaaaaaattaaaaagatcaccactcatcctagtgagctgcaaggaataaagtcctagcctgctcaacctctcccaacagctcaggccctcgagtcctggcactctacctctgcgccactgtgctgccctctggtaTTGGTTTCATTATAGCCGTGGGGTGTGAatttaccatctgagcgtgcgatcccttgcctgggatcggcgcACCAACCCCGCggtctgtggactttaacatcgcggagctcgcagtctcgggttgacaatagacatatagacaataggtgcaggaggaggccattcggcccttcgagccagcaccgccattcattgtgatcatggctgatcatccacaatcagtaacctgtgcccaacttctccccatatcccttgattccactagcccccagagctctatctaactctctcttaaattcatccagtgatttggcctccactgccctctgtggcagagaattccacaaattcacaactctctgggtgaaaaagttccttctcacctcagttttaaatggcctcccctttattctaagactgtggcccctggttctggactcccccaacatagggaacatttttcctgcatctagcttgtccagtcctgttataatttcatacgtctctttaagattccctctcacccttctgaactcagcaagtgaacggtcagttcttgaagttgatgtgttggatgcaggagaaatgggcaggagtaaagacctgagcgactttgacaaggggcgaattgttctggccagacgactgggtcagagcatctctgaaacggcaaggcttgtgggatgctcccagtcagcagtggtgagtacctaccgacagtggtccgaggagggacaaaccacaaaccggcaacagacagggtgttgggcgcccaaggctcatcgatgcgcgagggcaacgaaggttatcccgtctggtccgaaccgacagaaggtcgactgtggcacaagtcacagaaaattttaatggtggtcacgggaggaatgtgtcacaatacacagtgcatcgcaccctgctgcatatggggctgcacacggaggaccaacagcatattgggcaggtggtcataatatttgggctcatcgggtcataatgttttggctgatcggtgtatattaagTTGTATCAaaccatgagtctgaagaagggtctcgacccgaaacgtcacccgttccttctccccagagatgctgcctgtcccgctgagttactccggcttcttgtgtctatcttcggtgtaaagcggcatctgcagttccttcctacacaagtgcaagtgcagcaggtagtgctgagGGATGGGGACATGACCCAGCGCACGCCAGAGAGCCGCGCCAGAGCAGTCCCGCCGGCCGACGCGAACAACGGCCCTTCGGTCCGCCAGCGAGCACGTGCGGCGGCCGACCGGGCTCGTCTCTGCGATGAAGGACCCGGCGGGGCTTCTAACTGCAAGGGAACCCCTGATGGATTGgattcactggaatctagaaggatgagaggggatcttatagagacgtataaaattataaaaggactggacaagctagatgcaggaaaaatgttcccaatgttgggcgagtccagaaccaggggccacagtcttagaataaaggggaggccatttaaaactgaagtgagaaggaactttttcacccagagagttgtgaatttgtggaattctctgccacagaaggcagtggaggccaattcactggatggatttaagagagagttagatagagctctaggggctagtggaatcaagggatatggggagaaggcaggcacgggttactgattgtggatgatcagccatgatcacaatgaatggcggtgctggctcgaagtgccgaatggcctcctcctgcacctactttctatgtttctatggaacactTGATAACTtggtttcactggaatttagaaggatgagaggggatcttatagaaacatatacaattcttaagggattggacaggctagatgcaggaaaa is a window of Rhinoraja longicauda isolate Sanriku21f chromosome 8, sRhiLon1.1, whole genome shotgun sequence DNA encoding:
- the LOC144596182 gene encoding beta-crystallin A2-like: MTTQPMDVMGQWKITVWEEQNFQGKHCEFMLECANIMERGFNKIRSIKVECGPWAGFEHPEFQGQQFILEKGDYPRWDAWSGNSGYRTEHLLSFRPIKSASHSDSKISLYEGENFQGRKFELCDDYPSLQAMGWCSKEVASIKVHSGAWVGYQYPGYRGYQYIFERDRHNGEYKNYNEFSTQAHTNQMQSMRRVQH